TGCAGCTTGTGACTTTACTCAGACATAAGCATTCACGCATATCCTTAGCAGCACTCTTCACAGTAGCTAAAAGACGTAAATTACCCCAAGGTCCATAAAGGAAGGAATGGCAAAACCACTGTGTTGTACACCTAAAGTGAAATATGCagtgacagaaagagagagaggtaaCACTAACCAATAAAACTgccaaaaggaagaaggaaaataaggacagaggaaatgaggaaaagaaggaaggaaaaccaGCAAGAACCACAGAGAATGAAGCAAGGTCTCAGTGCGATTCTAGCCATTACCTCACAAGTCGTATGAAAAAGCCTGCGTTCAAAACTTGATTCCAGATTTCATGTTCAAAATCCAAACATTGCGGTTACAAAGCGTGTGTTAGCAAAGGTCGGAGCTGACCTCAGTTGTGTGTTCCACGTTTAGTCAATTCCAATCTCAGTGTCTTCAGTGAGTAagtgaatgagagaaaatatttcaaagaaatcttTTCCAGGGTAAATAAAGTCATAGATGTAAAGCAACAAGCATAGTCCTGATATAAAAAGCTCTTTTGCCTTAAAATTTTCATTCCATTTCCTCAGGGAAAATACGAAGATTCAAATTAAGGtaaagaatattaatattcaaGGAATGATTTTTGAGGAAATTATTTcagcagggctgaggatgtggctcaagcggtagcgcgctcgcctggcatgcgtgcggcctgggttcaatcctcagtaccacatacaaagatgttgtgtccgacgagaactaaaaaataaatattaaaaaaattctttgaaaaaagaaattatttcagcaCTTGGCATAAGTTGAACAACGCAGGAATGACTACTAGAAACTTCCATATGTGGAAATTCATGCACCACGTATAATTAAGAAAAGTTAAAAGTACTGAATGGATTCTAGAGGAGACGTTAACACAAACGTAAACAAATGTGGAATCATGGATCTtttgggaaaagaagaaataaagcatgTCTTTAGGTCACTGAAGGAGCCAGGATATGTAAATTCACAGCAATAGCTTAAGTATCTGCAATTTCCACTTAGTTCTGAGGTCAGTGATCCGAGAAGGACCAAAGGCTGCTCTACTAAGAAGCCTCCCCAGGGCCCCCTTCacatccttgttcctcaggctgtagatgaaggggttcagcatgggggtgaccacagtgtacatcaTTGAGGCAATCATGGTTCTTGGGGAAGACTGGGTCCCAGCAGAATTGAGATAAACCCCAAATCCTGTTCCATAGAACAAGGAGACCACACAGAGGTGGGACCCACAGGTGGAAAAGGCTTTAGACTTGACCACAGAGGAGGACATCCTCAGTAAGGAGGAGACGATCTGAGAGTAGGAGAAGAGGATCCCTGTCATAGGAACCACACCCAGCAGGGAAGTCACTGTATACATAAAGATGTAATTGGTGATGGTGTCAGAGCTGGCCACCTTGAGTAGCTGAGCCAGTTCGCAGAAGAAATGTGGGATTTCAGTGCCTGTGGAGAAGGTCAGTTGATTCAACAGTACAATATGAACCAGGGAGACCCAGCATATGATGATCCAAGACATCAGAACCAGGAGGACACAGAGCTGGGGGTTCATAATGACTGTGTAGTTCAGGGGatgacagatggccacaaagcggtCAAAAGCCATGATGGTTAATAGAAAATTTTCCATTCCagcaaaggtattaaaaaaatatacctGAGTCAGGCACTCGATGTAGGAGATGTCTTTATTCTGTGCCTGGACCTTCACCAGGATCTTTGGGACTGTGGTGGAGATGAAGCAGATATCAAtgaaggacaggttggagaggaagaagtacatgggggtgtggaggtgggagtcagagcagatggccaggatgatgagcaggttcccaagcactgtgaccaggtacatggacaggaacagcCCAAAGAGGATGGGCTGCAGGTCTGGGTCCTctgagagaggcaggaggaggaatcTTGGTACACATGTGTGGTTTTCTGCTTCCATATACTTGGTGTACCTGCTGGGGAAAGAGGCAAGTGCAATGTTCAATTAATAGCCAGCTGTCATCTCAGGTAATTTTCTCTTTACAGTGTCACCCTTGGATGGATGTCCTTCACCCTGTATTGAATCACACCACTGACTGTGATTTACTCAGCCAAATGACAGCCTGTTTCCCACTTTCAAAAGTGTGTaattaggctggggatgtggctcaagcggtagcgtgctcgcctggcacgcgtgcggcccgggttcgatcctcagcaccacatacaaacaaagatgttgtgtccgccgaaaactaaaaaataaacattaaaaattctctctctctctctctctctctctctctctctctctctctctaaaagaaaaaaaaaaagaaagtccttcAGTAAGTTCctgttgccaaaaaaaaattttaaaaaaaagtgtgtaatTATCCTGACTTCCTTTAACTTAGCAGAAACATCTCTTTCTATCATTGACTCATTAGTTTCAATTTTCCTAACTAAATTAATGGGCATCTGGGGGAAGCCACCCATGAATTACATGAGGATTTAGGTTTGGCCTTAGGAACTATCCATGGTTCTCCCATggcaatagattgcccaatgcaTGTGACCTTTGAACTCCGCTCTCCTAGGAAGATCCCTCAGAGTAGCTACGAAGATGGATGTTTAACCCGTTGGGAAGTGGACAGCCCACATTTAACCTTTTTTGgtaaagaacattctatggaCTGTCTCTAATATTTCCTGATATAAAGAAAGCAGGTGGGGGCTCCATTTTGCCATAGTGTAGACACTCGATCATGACCAGCTTGCCCATCCTGCCCCAGCTTTTGAAACTAATTCCACCGAGGGGAACTCCATTTTCACTGCCCTCGCAGGGCATCACCTGATTTCTCTTCTATGTTAAACTTCCAAGATATTTGCAGAAACTTCATCATCTCTTTTCAGTAATCCAAATACTCTATTAATTCTCATGGCTCTGTAACGGTCACTGCACATGAACTTTCATCCCAAACAATCTTCACTGTGTGACATGGCACACAGATTTCTATTAACTCCCACATTTGTTTGGAAGTGAATGGTAATCATTGTTACtatttttgtgatgtttaaaaaaGGATCTAAAAAATGATCTATCATTATTACGTATCCCCAGGTATCATTATGAGAGGGACATTCAGAAATTGAGTTCTCGAGTCAGATTTCACTTAACCTCATTCTGGTTCAGCAATGCAGCACATGATGTTGGGAAAATGACTTAAACTCTTCTAGATGCAGATTCTTCCCTCCACAGTAGGTGTCATAATTATTCATGACACAGTAAGGATTGGAGAGTGAAATTGAGACAGTGCATGTAATTGTTATCCTGTGGTTCCTGTGCTGTAAAACGGGCACTCAGTAAGTGTGAAATGTTAAAAACAATGTTAAGAACAATACATCTGCCTTGCCAGGCTACCGTATTTCAATACTCCTCCTAACTTAACCAGGGCAGCCATAAAGGATGAAATTCTGAACAATACAGATACAACAGTGATGTTACCTCTTTCAACTGCATACAGCACTTGTATTAATGAAGAGACCTATGGCTCCTCTGGGAGAATTTCCTGCCAGGTGAATTgttccaagaagaggaaaagttcagGGGGACTCTATTGATAAGAGGAGGAAGCAAAAGCACACCACCATTAAAGTCAGATGCAGGAGACGTGTGAGAACGTGTGTCCAGTTGCCCATTCTCTTGAGTAGGGACGTTTTGTAATGAAATCAGCAGTCAATGGGCCAAATATATAGCTTTGGATTCCATTTCAAGCATTCAAGCATTTATAAACCAAATCATCTTAAAATCAAAACACcaatttatgatttaaaattttaaacaaagagtGAGCATTAAGATGGCTAGGGATGTTAGTtttttcaaaacatgaaaaaaaaatccttgaacaCCAACTTAGTCTGGGAAGGTGGGGAGAGAGTGTCCTCTGCAACAGGAATGCTTGAGTGGGGGGAGGAAGGACGGTGACTGCTCATCGAGGAACGCAAGTGAGGAAGAAACCTTCTGGTCTGAGAGAAGAGGATGAGTGGCTGCCTAATCAGATGGCCAGCTGGTATAGGAGGGGGTGGCAGTGACCAGTGTGACAGAGAGCAAGGATGGAGCAGGGTGAGTTTCTGGAGACACAGAATGAAATTGAGAGGGACATTCAGAACTGCCTGGGGTCCTCCCTGAGGTTCCTACACATTGGTAAAGCTGTATTGATTTGAGGATATGAGGTTTGGacatctttgttcatttttttaacccAAAGATGCATATggtggatggataaagaaaatgtggtatatatactcaaggGAATAtgattcagctttaaagaagagagaaattatggcatttgctagtaaatggttggagttggagaatatcatgctacgcgaaataagccaatcccacaaaaccaaaggccaaatgttttctctaatatgtggatgctaattcacaataatgcgtgggggcactagggaagaagaggaaatagcatgaccttagattaggtagagggaagtgaaggaagggaaggggaggggatgtgaggataggaaagacagtggaatgaaacacacattattactgtatgtatatatgtgactgcatgaccaatgtgattctgcaacatgtacactcagaaaaatgagaaatgatatcccatctatgtatgatatatcgaAGTGcagaaatgcattctactgtcatgtataactatgcATATGGTGCCTGTCACCTTGCAGGTGCTCAACAAGTCTAGATGTTGGCTGTGTAACAAAGACTGAGATGTGTGATCTTGAGAAAGTTGCTTAAGCTCATgtcaacaaaaacacaaaaagaaatacatcAATGAAGAGAACTCAAAAGTATAATCACAATAAAAAAGTGACTTTGAGGAGATTTAGCAACCATTACTGTTCTTAACAGCCAGGCCACAGTATCCTTGGACATGAGGAAACCAATAGTAACTTCTTAACTCAATAAAAAACGATTGTTGGAAAACCACAGCAAATAGAAGATgctacaatgaaatactataatATTTGTGTTTGGTTCATGAACATGGCAAGAGAGTACACTCCAACTTCAATCATTCAGTATTCTCCTAAAATCAGAATTGGCCTGAGTACCACACATCACAAATAATCAGGATTGTATATGTGGTGGCCACTGAAGTGCACAGATAGTGACAATGACAATCACCACAATCTGAGCTTCAGTGGAGATTCAGTGACATCATTAAGTCAGTCTGACAGCAGCATCGGTAGATTACAAAAGAAACATCCAGTCACATCAGAGCAATACCTGATGCAGAAGGGATCTTCAGTGAGCAGTTagcaaataaacaaattgaaAGAGGAAATCTAATAGGGACCTGTCATTCAGGGAGGGAGTGGAGGAGATAGGGAGACTCTCCAGAAAGCACTGCCTTCAAGGAATGGCCATTTCAGACTCTTGCATTAAGGTTCAGAATTCCAGAGAGCAAGGAAAGAGGCAGAATGGGAGCCTGAAAAGATGGTTTGGTAGAAAGTAAGGTACCTTGCACGTGCAGGACCTTCACCTTCATAGACTGGCTACCCTGGGCTGCCCAGGGTCACTGTCCTGGAGCAGAGCCCGGTGCCCacctcccttttccttcttgcTGCACCAGCCACACTGGACACGCCGACTCTCTCCAAGGGCTACCACTGGAGATGTCCCTTCTGCACAGCCGGTTCCAGGGAGCCCACTTGGGTTTTCACAGAGGCCTGGAACAAAGAAGTCAGGAGAGGGGAGCAGGGGCTTGCTTCAAATTTCTAGCAGCTCAAGGGTTGAATTCTCTGTGCTCCTCACTGAGTCAGTCTTTGTGTTGTATTCTCACTCCAGACAATTCAGCTCCCCTGGGCACAGAGCAGAGGGCACAGTGGAAATTTTTCAGtctatattgtgtgtatgtaggCAGCAAGAGGGTGAGATGGACTCATTTCCTCCAAGGAAAAcatctgttttctttgctttgatTTAAGTATACAAAGTGTCCTCTAAGGAATGTTTAATTTCTATGAGGGACTAATCAGAAGAATCATTCCTCTGTGAGGGGCCTGCCCCAAGCAGTCTTTGAGGATTTAACAAATCTCTTGGTGTCCACAATATTAAATTCATGATAATTAATGGTGTAGATAATTAAGGTAGATAGTGAGGTACATAAGTAGAGTCTGAGGCCAAGGTGACTTCATCCCTATAGGTCTAACAgttctaaaaattagaaaaaaaaaaaagaaagaaagcacccCGTGTTCAGAGGTCAGTTGCCTGTGCTGTCTCTGTGGACCAGCTGAGGGATTTTGATTGTTTTGATTGCCTGTGTTGTGTGGGGAATCAGAAATAAAGGAGACTGGTCATCTCCCTCCAGGCCCTGGACTGAGAGTGACCCAGAATGAGAAAGGAGAGGTGGAGAAGCTCAGGCAGAGAACTGCAGAGGTGTCCTGTGAATGGATTTATGTTCCTAGATCCAAACCTGACTTCACACCTTTTGCCCCAGAACTTGGTAAGGATTAAGTGAAATGCTGTTGTcctttcctcaactgtaaaacaGCAATATGTGTGCACTTATATCTGGAGGATGATTATGCAGGTGAAAAGCAAAAAGCTACAGAGCCCAGCACTAGGAAACTCAGTATAGGTTTCATGATCTTGTGGTGAGTGTCATCATCACCAAAACCAGCTTCGTGTTCATTTTGGAT
This genomic interval from Marmota flaviventris isolate mMarFla1 chromosome 1, mMarFla1.hap1, whole genome shotgun sequence contains the following:
- the LOC114107550 gene encoding olfactory receptor 7D11-like; this translates as MEAENHTCVPRFLLLPLSEDPDLQPILFGLFLSMYLVTVLGNLLIILAICSDSHLHTPMYFFLSNLSFIDICFISTTVPKILVKVQAQNKDISYIECLTQVYFFNTFAGMENFLLTIMAFDRFVAICHPLNYTVIMNPQLCVLLVLMSWIIICWVSLVHIVLLNQLTFSTGTEIPHFFCELAQLLKVASSDTITNYIFMYTVTSLLGVVPMTGILFSYSQIVSSLLRMSSSVVKSKAFSTCGSHLCVVSLFYGTGFGVYLNSAGTQSSPRTMIASMMYTVVTPMLNPFIYSLRNKDVKGALGRLLSRAAFGPSRITDLRTKWKLQILKLLL